In a genomic window of Vulpes vulpes isolate BD-2025 chromosome 6, VulVul3, whole genome shotgun sequence:
- the LOC112930331 gene encoding creatine kinase B-type-like has product MEVFSSRLFILTISSIWHNDNKAFLVWINEEDHLRVISMQKGGNMKEVFTRFCNGLSQVRPDCPKLGSHKWALVPGRGQGKLQSSGRDVGVPTNFPRSKGPSWSPQGASQPGLSSLVNLQIETLFKSKNYEFMWNPHLGYILTCPSNLGTGLRAGVHIKLPHLGKHEKFPEVLKRLRLQKRGTGGVDTAAVGGVFDVSNADRLGFSEVELVQMVVDGVKLLIEMEQRLEQGQAIDDLVPAQK; this is encoded by the exons ATGGAGGTTTTCTCTAGCAGACTTTTCATCTTAACCATCTCGAGCATCTGGCACAATGACAATAAGGCCTTCCTGGTGTGGATCAATGAGGAAGACCACCTGCGGGTCATCTCCATGCAGAAAGGGGGCAACATGAAGGAGGTGTTCACTCGGTTCTGCAACGGCCTCAGCCAGGTCAGGCCTGACTGCCCCAAGCTGGGCTCGCACAAGTGGGCTTTGGtgccagggagggggcagggcaagcTCCAGAGCTCAGGCAGGGATGTGGGTGTCCCCACCAATTTCCCTCGCTCCAAGGGTCCCAGCTGGTCCCCCCAGGGGGCCTCTCAACCAGGGCTCTCCTCTCTTGTCAACCTCCAGATTGAAACACTTTTCAAGTCAAAGAATTACGAATTCATGTGGAACCCTCACCTGGGCTACATCCTCACCTGCCCATCCAACTTGGGCACAGGCCTGCGGGCAGGTGTGCACATCAAGCTGCCCCACCTGGGCAAGCACGAGAAGTTCCCGGAGGTGCTCAAGCGGCTGCGGCTTCAGAAACGAGGCACAG GTGGTGTGGACACAGCTGCGGTGGGTGGCGTCTTTGATGTCTCCAACGCAGACCGCCTGGGCTTCTCAGAGGTGGAGCTGGTACAGATGGTGGTGGATGGCGTGAAGCTGCTCATCGAGATGGAGCAGCGGctggagcagggccaggccaTCGATGACCTCGTGCCTGCCCAGAAGTGA
- the LBHD2 gene encoding LBH domain-containing protein 2 isoform X1: MRPGSGRYRLEQSEASRRRVDSNICPTADTLFLPVFVHPNSSNSMTAPQPAMPELSPAEEAGGPAGKAAVGAREKGPRLGQRLPSIVVESSEVGSVESGELRWPPEGALRGPAQSQAAASSPSGPGVPGKAPDDAGSQHASSKVQARQTAQ; this comes from the exons ATGCGCCCAGGGTCGGGTCGGTACAGGCTGGAGCAGTCTGAAGCTTCCAGAAGGAGAGTGGACTCTAACATCTGTCCCACGGCAGACACCTTGTTTCTCCCCGTCTTCGTGCACCccaacagcagcaacagcatGACTGCCCCCCAGCCTGCCATGCCAGAGCTAAGCCCAGCTGAGGAGGCTGGAGGCCCAGCAGGAAAG GCTGCGGTAGGTGCCCGGGAGAAGGGCCCTCGGCTGGGCCAGCGGCTGCCCTCCATTGTGGTGGAGTCCAGCGAGGTGGGCTCTGTGGAGAGTGGGGAGCTGCGTTGGCCTCCTGAGGGTGCCCTGAGGGGGCCAGCCCAGAGCCAGGCTGCTG CCTCCTCACCGAGTGGGCCGGGGGTGCCAGGGAAGGCTCCAGACGATGCTGGCAGTCAGCATGCCAGCAGCAAGGTGCAGGCCCGCCAGACCGCCCAGTGA
- the LBHD2 gene encoding LBH domain-containing protein 2 isoform X2 has product MTAPQPAMPELSPAEEAGGPAGKAAVGAREKGPRLGQRLPSIVVESSEVGSVESGELRWPPEGALRGPAQSQAAASSPSGPGVPGKAPDDAGSQHASSKVQARQTAQ; this is encoded by the exons atGACTGCCCCCCAGCCTGCCATGCCAGAGCTAAGCCCAGCTGAGGAGGCTGGAGGCCCAGCAGGAAAG GCTGCGGTAGGTGCCCGGGAGAAGGGCCCTCGGCTGGGCCAGCGGCTGCCCTCCATTGTGGTGGAGTCCAGCGAGGTGGGCTCTGTGGAGAGTGGGGAGCTGCGTTGGCCTCCTGAGGGTGCCCTGAGGGGGCCAGCCCAGAGCCAGGCTGCTG CCTCCTCACCGAGTGGGCCGGGGGTGCCAGGGAAGGCTCCAGACGATGCTGGCAGTCAGCATGCCAGCAGCAAGGTGCAGGCCCGCCAGACCGCCCAGTGA